A genomic segment from Rickettsiella endosymbiont of Miltochrista miniata encodes:
- the topA gene encoding type I DNA topoisomerase, which yields MAKNLLIVESPAKAKTIKKYLGKDFEVLASYGHVRDLIPKEGAVNPDQGFAMQYALIEKNAKHMDMIIKAFKNADALYLATDPDREGEAIAWHIYEILKQKKLLKNKPTYRVVFHEITKSAVNAAVANPRHIAMDLVNAQQARRALDYLVGFTLSPLLWKKVRRGLSAGRVQSPALRLIVEREEEIEAFKSQEYWTITANNKSDEKLFVARLIQYQQEKLNQFSITTEEQATAIKENLRQLAQGYLQVINVEKKQRKRNPAAPFTTSTLQQEAGRKLGYTAQRTMRLAQQLYEGVDVGEGLVGLITYMRTDSVHLSNEAIIAIRDLIVQRYGDKDLPEAPRHFRTKSRNAQEAHEAIRPTHVEFSPEQLKKHLTPDQFKLYELIWKRAVASQMMHATIDTVAVDLSAKAAKDHCFRANGSTIVHAGFMAVYLESYDDSKSKSDDESAKSEEESMLPPLKVGDQVNLIDISADQHFTEPPPRYSEASLVKALEERDIGRPSTYVPIISTLQQREYVTLDQKRFKPTDVGRIVNKFLTRYFMQYVDYAFTARLEDELDQISRGEKEWIPLLQDFWTPFKTLIETTEETVQRKDVTQEALDEACPKCGKTLSIRLGKRGRFIGCSGYPECDYTRNMEGEVTTVSEPEVVQGRLCPDCGHALHIKIGRYGKFIGCSHYPKCKHIEPLEKPADTGIECPECHKGTLLKRKSRYGKIFYSCSTYPTCTYAVWNEPIEQACPRCAWPVMTIKTTKRRGTEKVCPRKECGYAEPMPEEK from the coding sequence ATGGCAAAAAATCTATTGATTGTAGAATCGCCCGCTAAGGCTAAAACAATCAAGAAATATTTAGGTAAAGACTTTGAAGTTTTGGCTTCCTATGGCCATGTTCGCGACTTGATACCTAAAGAAGGCGCTGTGAATCCAGATCAGGGTTTTGCTATGCAATATGCCCTGATTGAAAAGAATGCCAAACATATGGATATGATCATTAAGGCTTTTAAGAATGCCGATGCATTATATCTTGCGACGGATCCGGATCGTGAAGGAGAAGCCATCGCTTGGCATATTTACGAAATTCTAAAGCAAAAAAAATTGCTAAAAAATAAGCCGACTTATCGCGTAGTATTTCACGAAATTACAAAATCAGCAGTTAATGCAGCGGTGGCAAATCCACGTCATATTGCTATGGATTTGGTAAATGCACAACAAGCACGTCGTGCATTGGATTATTTAGTTGGTTTTACACTATCGCCTTTATTATGGAAAAAAGTTCGTCGCGGTTTGTCTGCAGGACGTGTACAAAGTCCTGCCTTAAGACTAATCGTCGAACGTGAAGAAGAAATCGAAGCTTTTAAATCTCAAGAATATTGGACAATCACGGCTAATAATAAGTCGGATGAAAAACTTTTTGTGGCGCGTTTAATTCAGTATCAGCAAGAAAAGCTTAATCAATTTAGTATCACTACCGAAGAGCAAGCCACTGCAATCAAAGAAAATTTGCGACAGCTGGCACAGGGGTATTTACAGGTTATTAATGTTGAGAAAAAGCAACGTAAACGCAATCCTGCAGCGCCTTTTACCACATCGACTTTGCAGCAAGAAGCCGGCCGTAAATTAGGATATACGGCGCAGCGAACCATGCGTCTCGCACAACAACTTTACGAAGGAGTTGATGTCGGTGAAGGTTTAGTCGGATTGATTACTTATATGCGAACGGATTCTGTTCATTTATCCAACGAGGCTATAATAGCGATACGTGATCTCATTGTGCAACGCTATGGCGATAAGGATTTACCCGAAGCTCCCCGGCATTTTCGAACTAAAAGTCGTAATGCACAAGAAGCGCACGAGGCCATTCGACCTACGCATGTAGAATTTTCACCTGAGCAACTTAAAAAACATTTAACCCCTGACCAATTTAAGTTATATGAGCTTATTTGGAAACGTGCAGTAGCCTCGCAGATGATGCACGCGACTATTGATACCGTGGCAGTTGATTTAAGTGCAAAAGCAGCCAAAGATCATTGTTTTCGAGCCAATGGCTCGACTATTGTACATGCAGGTTTTATGGCAGTTTATTTGGAAAGCTATGATGATAGCAAGTCTAAATCAGATGATGAGAGTGCAAAATCTGAAGAAGAGAGTATGTTGCCACCCCTAAAAGTAGGCGATCAAGTTAATCTTATCGACATTAGTGCCGATCAACATTTTACTGAACCCCCGCCACGTTATAGTGAAGCAAGTTTGGTTAAGGCATTAGAAGAACGAGATATTGGTCGCCCTTCAACCTACGTGCCTATTATTTCAACCTTACAGCAAAGAGAATATGTCACGCTCGATCAAAAAAGATTTAAACCGACGGATGTCGGTAGGATAGTGAATAAATTTCTTACCCGTTATTTTATGCAATATGTTGATTATGCATTTACGGCGCGCTTAGAAGATGAACTTGATCAAATTTCTAGGGGAGAGAAAGAATGGATTCCTTTACTACAAGATTTTTGGACCCCATTTAAAACATTGATCGAGACCACTGAGGAAACTGTACAGCGAAAAGATGTGACTCAAGAAGCTTTAGATGAGGCTTGTCCTAAATGTGGTAAAACTTTATCGATACGCTTAGGTAAGCGCGGTAGATTTATTGGTTGTTCAGGATATCCGGAATGTGATTACACACGAAATATGGAAGGAGAGGTTACCACAGTAAGTGAGCCAGAGGTTGTACAGGGTCGTTTATGTCCCGATTGTGGACATGCTTTACATATAAAGATTGGTCGTTATGGGAAGTTTATAGGTTGTAGTCACTATCCTAAATGCAAGCATATAGAACCTTTAGAAAAACCAGCCGATACAGGAATAGAATGTCCCGAATGTCATAAGGGTACATTACTGAAGCGTAAATCAAGGTATGGAAAAATTTTCTATTCTTGCTCCACTTATCCTACTTGTACTTATGCAGTTTGGAATGAACCTATCGAACAAGCCTGCCCGCGTTGTGCTTGGCCAGTGATGACGATTAAAACAACCAAACGTCGGGGGACTGAAAAAGTTTGTCCTCGTAAGGAGTGTGGGTATGCGGAGCCTATGCCAGAAGAAAAATAA
- the dprA gene encoding DNA-processing protein DprA produces the protein MDLTLNEIGYWLALYTIPRCGLSTVSMLLKKFANPKQILLASYKELLGAGITPTLASNLQKPDWKSVEFSLRWVEQPQRHILHWGDLRYPALLREISSPPLILFMMGELSILQQQTLAIVGARNPTHAGLEIAFQFANELSDQGFVIISGLARGIDGAVHQGALKSKGPTMAVLGSGLVHIYPACHQTLAMNIVENGGTLISEFFPYSSPKAEYFPRRNRIISGLSLGVIVVEATLRSGSLITARYALEQGREVFAVPGSIRNPLSQGCHALLKDGATLAESCVDITQALSFSPKLAHSWTNEAASKSYKAGDFVSKKESKGILYANQNADLEGVLNHKVPQIQTTQLKKDLCGLDSQDTKLVECLGFETTSIDILMARTGLTIDKLLARLSTLQLQGYIDVVPGGYVRK, from the coding sequence ATGGATTTGACATTGAATGAAATAGGATATTGGTTAGCACTCTATACCATTCCGCGTTGTGGTCTAAGCACGGTTTCGATGCTTTTAAAAAAGTTTGCTAACCCCAAACAAATTTTATTAGCCTCCTACAAAGAATTGCTTGGTGCTGGCATTACTCCAACACTCGCTAGTAACTTACAAAAACCGGATTGGAAAAGTGTAGAGTTTAGCTTACGTTGGGTAGAACAACCCCAAAGACATATTTTACATTGGGGGGATTTACGTTATCCGGCGTTATTGCGTGAAATTTCTTCTCCGCCGTTGATTTTATTTATGATGGGTGAGCTGTCTATTTTACAACAGCAAACTCTGGCTATAGTCGGTGCCCGCAATCCTACACATGCAGGTTTAGAGATTGCCTTTCAATTCGCAAACGAACTAAGCGATCAGGGATTTGTTATTATCAGTGGTTTGGCGAGAGGTATTGATGGTGCAGTACATCAAGGCGCTTTAAAAAGCAAAGGCCCAACTATGGCTGTATTAGGTAGTGGATTAGTACATATTTACCCAGCTTGTCATCAAACCTTAGCGATGAACATAGTGGAAAATGGAGGAACGCTGATTTCTGAATTTTTTCCATACTCATCTCCCAAGGCAGAATATTTTCCTAGAAGAAATCGGATAATTAGTGGCTTGAGTCTAGGGGTTATCGTGGTAGAAGCCACGTTACGGAGTGGCTCATTAATCACTGCACGTTATGCGTTGGAGCAAGGTCGAGAGGTGTTTGCTGTTCCAGGTTCTATTCGCAATCCCTTAAGCCAAGGCTGTCATGCCTTATTAAAAGATGGGGCTACTTTGGCTGAGAGCTGTGTGGACATTACACAAGCACTTTCATTTTCACCGAAACTGGCTCATAGTTGGACTAATGAAGCAGCATCGAAGTCCTATAAAGCGGGGGATTTTGTTAGCAAAAAGGAGTCTAAAGGGATACTTTATGCTAATCAGAATGCTGATCTAGAGGGCGTTCTCAATCATAAGGTCCCGCAAATCCAAACGACTCAACTAAAAAAGGATCTATGTGGACTTGATTCGCAGGATACAAAGCTTGTAGAGTGCCTTGGATTTGAAACGACAAGTATCGATATTTTGATGGCGAGAACTGGCTTAACTATCGATAAATTGCTTGCTCGTTTGTCGACATTGCAATTACAAGGGTATATAGACGTGGTTCCTGGTGGCTACGTGAGGAAATAA
- the ppa gene encoding inorganic diphosphatase, protein MNALVKLGPGKKVPDEINVVIEIPSHSDPIKYEVDKETGALRVDRFLGTAMYYPCNYGYVPSTLSEDGDPVDVLVIAPFPLLIGCVICCRPIGMLKMEDESGIDAKILAVPIDKLSSLYHQIKTWQDLPEQLTQSIQHFFEHYKDLEAGKWVKVTGWVGPEQARVEIKASMDRYKP, encoded by the coding sequence ATGAATGCGCTTGTAAAATTAGGCCCAGGTAAAAAAGTCCCTGATGAAATAAATGTGGTGATAGAAATTCCTAGTCATAGCGATCCGATTAAATACGAGGTTGATAAAGAAACAGGTGCGCTACGTGTGGACCGTTTTTTAGGGACAGCGATGTACTATCCTTGTAATTACGGTTATGTCCCTTCTACTTTATCAGAAGATGGCGACCCAGTTGATGTATTGGTGATAGCGCCATTTCCATTGTTAATAGGCTGTGTGATTTGTTGTCGACCGATTGGTATGTTAAAAATGGAAGATGAATCAGGTATCGATGCTAAAATTTTAGCTGTGCCTATCGATAAATTATCCTCGTTGTATCACCAAATAAAAACTTGGCAAGACTTACCGGAGCAACTTACACAAAGTATTCAACATTTCTTTGAACATTATAAGGACTTAGAAGCTGGAAAATGGGTCAAAGTGACTGGCTGGGTAGGACCTGAGCAAGCAAGAGTTGAGATTAAGGCGAGTATGGATCGATATAAACCATAA
- a CDS encoding histidine triad nucleotide-binding protein — protein MNCIFCKIIKKELPADIVYQDEAIIAFNDRHPRAPIHQLIVPKKHIPTLNDLTKDDTMLAGNILQVARHLAKKANIAQSGYRAVFNCNKDGGQEVFHLHLHLLGGRALHWPPG, from the coding sequence ATGAATTGTATTTTCTGCAAAATCATTAAAAAAGAGCTTCCTGCTGATATTGTTTATCAAGACGAAGCTATCATTGCCTTTAATGATAGGCATCCACGTGCTCCTATTCATCAATTAATTGTCCCCAAAAAACATATCCCCACGTTAAATGACCTGACAAAAGATGATACGATGCTGGCGGGAAATATCTTGCAAGTCGCACGTCATTTAGCTAAAAAAGCGAATATTGCACAATCTGGATATCGAGCTGTTTTCAATTGTAATAAGGATGGCGGTCAAGAGGTTTTCCATTTACACTTACACCTACTAGGTGGTCGCGCACTACATTGGCCCCCCGGTTAG
- a CDS encoding DNA polymerase III subunit chi: MPNPTVDFYLLNTLEHEDVYRFTCRLVDKAYLLQKRIYIKVNSHEEGQRLDELLWTFRDISFIPHCYLGINSAFDPMLPVNIAIDKPSELDAEILFNLSHEVPSYFPEFSRIIEVVSAEKGNKNQSRQKYKFYKTQNCQLTTHNISAT, encoded by the coding sequence ATGCCAAACCCAACTGTTGACTTTTATTTATTAAATACACTCGAGCATGAAGATGTTTATCGTTTTACCTGCCGCTTAGTCGATAAGGCCTATCTTCTGCAAAAAAGAATTTATATAAAGGTTAATTCACATGAGGAAGGGCAACGTTTAGATGAATTGCTGTGGACCTTTCGAGATATTAGTTTTATTCCTCATTGCTACTTAGGAATTAATTCAGCCTTCGACCCGATGTTACCTGTTAATATTGCCATTGATAAACCCAGTGAACTAGACGCCGAGATTTTATTTAATCTCAGCCATGAAGTTCCAAGCTACTTTCCTGAATTCTCGCGTATTATTGAAGTGGTATCAGCGGAGAAGGGAAATAAAAATCAATCCCGTCAGAAATATAAATTTTACAAAACACAGAACTGTCAGTTAACCACGCATAATATAAGCGCAACATGA
- a CDS encoding valine--tRNA ligase yields the protein MNKNYDSKKIEAHWRKQWETNSYFQPSGQGEPYCIVLPPPNVTGSLHMGHGFQVTLMDALIRYQRMCGKNVLWQGGTDHAGIATQMVVERQLLAQGKSRHDMGREIFVEAIWEWKKKSGGMITEQLRYMGASIDWTRERFTRDADFSAAVEKVFIDLYEQNLIYRGKRLVNWDPELLTAVSDLEVINQEEQGHLWTIRYPLLNTDDILLVVTTRPETLFGDVAVAVHPDDPRYQSYIGKQIKLPLTDRVIPVIADTSVEPTFGSGCVKITPAHDFNDYATAQRHHLPSINIFTPNAHLNEQVPENFRGLERFAARKKAIKELEQLNLLEKVETYLVKIPRGDRSGAVIEPYLTDQWFMSMQSLAKPAILAIHQGQLDFIPETWRKVCLQWLENIEDWCISRQLWWGHRIPAWYDEAGQYYVGKDEKSIRQQYRLDPKVILKQDEDVLDTWFSSALWPFVTLGWPQSTKELEIFYPTNVLVTGFDIIFFWVARMLMLGLHFMGKVPFKEVYVHGLIRDHEGQKMSKSKGNVLDPLDVILGVSLDDLVAKRTQGLLQPQMAKKIEQATKQQFPQGIPALGTDALRFTYCALASPTRDIHFDLNRTEGYRNFCNKLWNASRFVLMHTTERKCLTSLPNLSLSINRGFYSLLQNTITDMHTHFQDYRFDLMAQTIYEFIWNEYCDWYVELAKPILTHASSPASQETLTCLIFALETCLRLLHPLMPFVTEEIWQSIAPLAGKTGSSLMIQNYPQFDNTKKDAAAEQDLTWLKTIVHTIRTLRSEMNIAPGKKIPLLLYKGDEKDRENSRIFLNEIMNLAKINEINWIAEKEKNVNHAMGIVGNLELLIPMQGLIDSDLEIQRLKKEIIKIQKEIERAESKLANIAFVKKAPPEIIAQERQRLADFTATHIKLQNQLNSFTN from the coding sequence ATAAATAAAAATTATGATTCTAAAAAGATAGAAGCTCATTGGCGAAAACAATGGGAGACAAATTCCTATTTTCAACCCAGCGGTCAAGGTGAACCCTACTGCATCGTACTTCCACCACCCAATGTCACGGGAAGTTTGCATATGGGCCATGGTTTTCAAGTAACTCTGATGGATGCTTTAATTCGCTATCAGCGTATGTGTGGCAAAAACGTTTTATGGCAAGGCGGCACGGATCATGCGGGCATAGCTACGCAAATGGTAGTAGAACGTCAATTGTTAGCTCAAGGAAAATCCCGGCATGACATGGGACGCGAAATATTTGTAGAAGCCATATGGGAGTGGAAAAAGAAATCCGGCGGCATGATAACAGAACAATTACGGTATATGGGCGCCTCCATAGACTGGACACGAGAGCGATTTACACGCGATGCAGACTTCTCAGCGGCAGTAGAAAAAGTATTTATTGATTTATATGAGCAAAATTTAATTTATCGCGGTAAACGTTTAGTTAATTGGGATCCGGAACTTTTGACAGCGGTTTCTGATCTAGAAGTTATCAACCAAGAAGAACAAGGCCACTTATGGACTATTCGTTATCCATTACTTAATACTGATGATATTTTATTAGTTGTCACCACCCGACCCGAAACTTTATTTGGCGATGTCGCTGTTGCCGTACATCCTGATGATCCACGCTATCAATCTTATATTGGAAAACAGATAAAACTTCCATTAACAGACCGTGTTATTCCAGTAATTGCCGACACATCAGTAGAGCCCACATTCGGCAGTGGTTGCGTAAAGATCACACCCGCGCATGATTTTAATGACTATGCAACGGCACAAAGACATCATTTACCTAGCATTAATATTTTTACACCTAATGCACACCTTAATGAGCAGGTGCCAGAAAACTTTCGCGGCTTAGAACGCTTTGCAGCAAGAAAAAAAGCTATCAAAGAGTTAGAACAACTTAATTTATTAGAAAAAGTAGAAACTTATCTGGTAAAAATTCCGCGTGGGGATCGCTCAGGCGCTGTGATCGAACCTTATCTTACTGATCAATGGTTTATGTCGATGCAATCCTTAGCAAAACCTGCAATCCTAGCCATTCATCAAGGACAGCTTGATTTTATTCCGGAAACTTGGCGTAAGGTTTGTTTGCAATGGCTAGAGAATATTGAAGATTGGTGTATTAGTCGTCAGCTTTGGTGGGGACACCGAATTCCTGCCTGGTATGATGAAGCAGGTCAGTATTATGTTGGTAAAGATGAAAAAAGTATTCGCCAGCAATATCGCCTAGATCCTAAAGTAATACTTAAACAAGATGAGGATGTGCTGGATACTTGGTTTTCATCAGCGCTCTGGCCTTTTGTCACTTTAGGCTGGCCACAATCTACTAAAGAATTAGAAATTTTTTATCCTACTAATGTTTTAGTAACCGGATTTGACATTATCTTTTTTTGGGTAGCGCGCATGTTAATGCTGGGACTCCATTTTATGGGTAAAGTTCCCTTTAAAGAAGTATATGTACACGGATTGATACGTGATCATGAAGGTCAAAAAATGTCAAAATCGAAAGGCAACGTTTTAGATCCTCTCGATGTAATATTAGGTGTGAGCTTAGATGATTTAGTGGCAAAACGTACTCAAGGTTTATTACAGCCACAAATGGCCAAAAAAATTGAACAAGCTACTAAGCAGCAATTCCCACAAGGGATCCCTGCATTAGGCACCGACGCCTTACGCTTCACTTATTGTGCCTTAGCTTCACCAACGCGTGATATACATTTTGATTTAAATCGAACCGAAGGTTATCGAAATTTTTGCAATAAACTTTGGAATGCATCACGTTTTGTTTTAATGCACACGACAGAACGGAAATGCTTAACTTCATTACCAAACTTAAGCCTATCTATTAATCGTGGTTTTTATTCTTTATTGCAAAACACAATTACTGACATGCATACGCATTTTCAAGATTATCGATTTGATTTGATGGCGCAAACCATTTATGAGTTTATTTGGAATGAGTATTGTGATTGGTATGTAGAACTCGCTAAACCTATTTTAACCCATGCAAGCTCGCCGGCATCACAAGAAACCTTGACCTGTTTAATTTTTGCTTTAGAAACTTGTTTGCGCTTGCTACATCCTTTAATGCCCTTTGTTACCGAAGAAATTTGGCAAAGCATCGCCCCTTTGGCTGGGAAAACAGGATCTAGTTTAATGATCCAGAACTACCCTCAATTTGATAATACTAAAAAAGATGCTGCTGCCGAACAAGATTTAACTTGGCTAAAAACTATCGTGCATACGATTCGTACACTGCGTAGCGAGATGAATATAGCTCCCGGTAAAAAAATTCCCTTGCTACTTTATAAAGGAGATGAAAAAGATCGCGAGAATAGTCGTATTTTTTTAAACGAAATAATGAATCTGGCTAAAATTAACGAAATAAATTGGATAGCTGAAAAAGAAAAAAATGTAAATCACGCGATGGGCATTGTTGGGAACTTAGAGCTACTTATCCCTATGCAAGGACTAATCGATAGCGATCTTGAAATACAGCGTTTGAAAAAAGAAATTATAAAAATACAGAAAGAAATTGAACGCGCCGAATCCAAATTGGCTAACATAGCTTTTGTGAAAAAAGCACCGCCAGAAATTATTGCTCAAGAACGTCAACGTTTAGCTGATTTTACCGCTACACATATTAAATTACAAAACCAATTAAATTCATTTACAAATTAA
- a CDS encoding DUF3757 domain-containing protein, translated as MKVSKISLIILLAASISQTSFAFSRPPATSDTCPAEDAIKQIGATYTAPGGWTGVVQNRPGKVKAFDMALYKPSDIKHPFQEGRLLRCAYKLDNGNFLDLRLPTLKPGSSTEPGDKANITNSKNWQAAYGGNQYDCSQSRLACEFHLSK; from the coding sequence ATGAAAGTCTCAAAAATAAGTTTAATAATATTACTCGCTGCCTCAATTAGCCAAACATCTTTTGCTTTTTCTCGACCTCCTGCAACTTCAGATACTTGTCCTGCTGAAGATGCTATCAAACAAATCGGTGCTACCTACACCGCACCCGGCGGTTGGACAGGTGTAGTACAAAATAGACCAGGAAAAGTGAAGGCTTTTGATATGGCACTCTATAAACCATCAGATATTAAACATCCTTTTCAGGAAGGACGACTACTTCGCTGTGCATACAAATTAGATAATGGGAATTTTCTCGATTTGAGATTACCTACATTAAAACCGGGCTCAAGTACTGAACCAGGTGATAAAGCGAACATCACTAACTCTAAAAATTGGCAAGCTGCTTATGGCGGAAATCAATATGACTGTAGCCAAAGTCGATTAGCTTGTGAGTTTCATTTGTCTAAATAA
- the dnaQ gene encoding DNA polymerase III subunit epsilon, with the protein MRQIILDTETTGRDINDGHRIIEIGCLELIDRRLTKRFFHCFLNPGRDSETGAFAVHGLSTEFLKDKPLFKTIAEELLAFIQDSQLIIHNAPFDLGFLNNEFKLTKKKYKKITDYCQVLDTLPLARQLHPGQRNSLDALCKRYAIDNSKREKHGALLDAELLARVYLAMTGGQTHLFTEEKRLAATQTIQHKKITGEIVLPVIYATNEELITHESRLASINKLSGQCKWPSKS; encoded by the coding sequence ATGCGTCAAATCATTTTAGATACTGAAACCACCGGCAGAGATATTAATGACGGACATCGGATTATCGAAATTGGTTGCTTGGAGCTGATCGATCGTCGCCTCACTAAACGGTTTTTTCATTGTTTCCTTAATCCAGGCCGAGATAGTGAGACCGGCGCATTTGCTGTTCATGGCTTGAGCACTGAATTCCTTAAGGATAAACCCTTATTTAAAACAATTGCAGAAGAATTATTGGCATTTATTCAAGACTCGCAGCTCATTATCCATAATGCTCCCTTTGATCTAGGTTTTTTAAATAATGAATTTAAACTAACCAAAAAAAAGTATAAAAAAATTACTGATTATTGCCAAGTTTTAGATACCCTTCCATTGGCTCGGCAATTACATCCAGGACAACGCAATAGCTTAGATGCACTTTGTAAACGCTATGCAATTGATAATTCTAAGCGCGAAAAACATGGTGCTTTATTAGATGCTGAGTTGCTAGCCCGGGTTTACCTCGCCATGACAGGAGGCCAAACTCATTTATTTACCGAAGAAAAAAGGTTAGCTGCTACCCAAACTATCCAACATAAAAAAATAACCGGAGAGATAGTATTACCTGTCATTTATGCTACTAACGAGGAATTAATAACACATGAGAGTCGTTTAGCTAGCATTAATAAACTTTCTGGTCAGTGTAAATGGCCAAGTAAAAGCTAA
- the nhaA gene encoding Na+/H+ antiporter NhaA → MRIKFLHKFIQLEASGGISLGIATLLALILANSSWQNYYQTFLNFNVSIGPDIHFSFLHFINDGLMTIFFFLVSLEIKRELVQGELNTLTKALLPTLAAIGGMIVPALLYLAINHGYPQLISGWAIPMATDIAFSLGVLSLLGKHIPVALKIFLMALAIIDDLGAIIVIATFYTQQIGWLYLFLALLTFFGLISLNYFKIQRFLPYFFLGLTLWLLILYSGIHATIAGVLLGFTIPLSSSNHNFNSLLHHLIHQLHPWIAYGILPLFAFANAGLSFSNISLATLLHPLPLGIIVGLFFGKQLGIFGASWLAVKTKLAKLPYQVNWWHIYGTALICGIGFTMSLFIAGLAFGENELTALVRLGVFIGSILSGVAGYSVLSLLGKKSISFKKLL, encoded by the coding sequence ATGCGGATCAAGTTTCTACATAAATTTATTCAGCTAGAGGCTTCAGGTGGTATTTCATTAGGAATTGCCACGCTATTAGCTTTAATTCTCGCTAATTCTAGCTGGCAAAATTATTATCAAACATTCTTAAATTTCAATGTAAGCATAGGGCCAGACATCCATTTCTCCTTTTTACATTTTATTAATGACGGACTGATGACTATTTTCTTTTTCTTAGTCAGTCTAGAAATTAAACGAGAATTGGTTCAGGGTGAACTCAATACACTCACTAAAGCCTTACTACCCACCCTAGCTGCAATAGGAGGAATGATAGTACCTGCGTTATTATATTTAGCCATCAATCATGGATATCCACAACTTATATCTGGTTGGGCTATTCCTATGGCAACAGATATTGCCTTTTCTTTGGGGGTACTTTCATTACTTGGTAAACATATTCCCGTTGCTTTAAAAATTTTCTTAATGGCATTAGCTATCATTGACGATCTAGGTGCAATTATCGTTATTGCTACCTTTTATACTCAACAAATAGGCTGGCTTTATTTATTTTTAGCGCTCCTGACTTTTTTCGGCTTAATTAGCTTAAACTACTTTAAAATTCAACGATTTCTTCCTTACTTCTTTTTAGGTTTAACGTTATGGTTGCTAATACTCTATTCAGGAATCCATGCAACAATTGCAGGTGTATTACTTGGATTTACTATTCCATTAAGCAGTAGCAATCATAACTTTAATTCTTTGCTGCATCATTTAATACATCAGTTACATCCCTGGATTGCCTATGGAATTTTGCCGCTCTTTGCGTTTGCCAATGCAGGTCTATCGTTTTCGAATATAAGCTTAGCTACTTTGCTTCACCCTCTACCGCTAGGGATTATTGTCGGATTATTTTTTGGTAAACAATTAGGGATTTTCGGGGCAAGTTGGCTAGCAGTAAAAACTAAGCTGGCAAAATTACCCTACCAAGTAAACTGGTGGCATATTTACGGAACCGCTCTGATTTGCGGCATAGGCTTCACGATGAGTTTATTTATTGCCGGCTTAGCTTTCGGAGAGAATGAATTAACAGCTTTAGTTCGTTTAGGTGTTTTTATCGGCTCAATTTTATCTGGTGTTGCAGGTTACAGTGTTTTATCTTTACTTGGAAAAAAATCAATATCATTTAAGAAACTCCTTTAA